A region from the Oncorhynchus clarkii lewisi isolate Uvic-CL-2024 chromosome 8, UVic_Ocla_1.0, whole genome shotgun sequence genome encodes:
- the LOC139415076 gene encoding ribonuclease ZC3H12A-like has translation MDQQNGKVERFLKLGYSHSDIVRVLESLRHDAETNEILEELIKTCQITTTTTTTTPSIPASRSAHSSPQLVPRGCSSPHPSQSLRPSSATDRDPTLGFRPVVIDGSNVAMSHGNKQVFSCRGLLLAVRWFLERGIRDITVFVPLWRKEQPRPEAPMTDQPILHELEKRKILVYTPSRCVNGKRVVCYDDRYIIKLAYESNGIVVSNDNYRDLQIEKPEWKTFIEERLLMYSFANDKFMPPDDPLGRNGPTIDNFLRIKQWTPENKKERCPYGKKCTYGVKCKFYHPERSNQSQLSVADELRAKSKPAAQTDREWSFLPSGLGQEGHIYTSLYEPDHTTNHLHRYPSTPPHLRKNEHSHSHRALPSDQFTSQRETGSPVLQHKSSHHFCPSPDTDEAFGSLETSLSGLYVQDQTNNPKGPGVSYTYSSGVAGCSQGSGDVYPSSTYSSHSYGSNTQRLSLGGPSSGVHYAHQRLLQCGCDHSQSCECSQCMYGHQHLQPQLRKSSYVVHSNPIHFTEQQYFQSPPPQRQSHSLPEHSLGQGLSGERVEMTRSNGGKAADSEQRRSVKNQLSTLFPPSMVDYVMSLYPHTLNKSELVPLIQRFRTSHVPF, from the exons ATGGACCAGCAGAATGGAAAAGTGGAGCGCTTCCTCAAGCTGGGCTACTCCCATAGTGACATTGTGCGTGTGCTAGAGAGCCTGCGTCATGACGCCGAGACCAACGAAATACTGGAGGAGCTGATCAAGACCTGCCAAATCACCACtacaacaaccaccaccaccccatccaTACCAGCCAGCCGCTCAGCCCACTCCAGCCCACAGCTGGTCCCTCGAGGCTGCAGCTCTCCTCACCCCAGCCAGTCCCTACGGCCCAGCTCAGCTACAGACAGGGATCCCACTTTGGGATTCAGACCGGTGGTAATTGATGGAAGCAATGTGGCCATGAG CCATGGCAACAAGCAAGTGTTTTCATGCCGGGGGCTGTTGCTGGCAGTTAGGTGGTTTTTGGAGAGAGGTATCCGTGACATCACAGTGTTCGTGCCTCTGTGGAGAAAGGAGCAACCCCGTCCTGAGGCCCCCATGACAG ATCAGCCCATCCTCCATGAGCTGGAGAAGAGAAAGATCCTGGTGTACACCCCATCACGCTGCGTCAACGGGAAGAGAGTGGTGTGTTACGACGACCGCTACATCATCAAACTGGCCTACGAGTCCAATGGCATCGTTGTGTCCAATGACAACTACAGAGACCTGCAGATAGAGAAGCCAGAGTGGAAGACGTTTATAGAGGAAAGGCTGTTGATGTACAGCTTTGCCAATGACAA GTTCATGCCTCCTGATGATCCTCTGGGAAGGAATGGCCCAACGATTGACAACTTTCTGAGAATAAAGCAGTGGACCCCAGAAAACAAGAAGGAGCGTTGCCCATATG GGAAGAAGTGTACTTATGGAGTGAAGTGCAAGTTCTACCACCCAGAGCGCTCCAACCAATCGCAGCTGTCTGTAGCAGATGAACTTAGAGCCAAGAGCAAACCTGCtgctcagacagacagggagtggTCATTTCTCCCCTCAGGCCTCGGCCAGGAGGGCCATATCTACACATCCCTTTATGAGCCGGATCACACTACTAATCATCTACACAGATATCCTTCCACACCGCCTCACCTTAGAAAAAATGAACATTCCCATTCCCACAGGGCTTTGCCAAGTGATCAGTTCACTAGCCAGAGAGAAACAGGCAGCCCAGTTCTACAGCACAAATCCAGCCACCACTTCTGCCCCAGCCCAGACACTGACGAGGCCTTTGGCTCCTTGGAGACCTCCCTGTCCGGACTATATGTCCAGGACCAGACAAACAACCCCAAGGGGCCCGGGGTGTCTTACACATACAGCAGTGGGGTGGCCGGGTGCAGCCAGGGCAGTGGGGACGTCTACCCTTCCAGCACTTACAGCAGCCACAGTTACGGCAGCAACACACAGAGGCTCAGCCTGGGTGGTCCTTCCTCGGGAGTCCACTATGCCCACCAAAGACTGCTACAGTGTGGCTGTGACCACTCACAGAGCTGTGAGTGCAGCCAGTGCATGTACGGCCACCAGCATCTCCAGCCACAGCTAAGAAAGAGCTCCTATGTTGTTCACAGTAACCCCATCCATTTCACCGAGCAGCAGTACTTTCAGAGTCCTCCCCCACAAAGGCAGAGTCACAGCCTCCCAGAACACAGCCTGGGACAGGGCCTCTCTGGCGAGAGAGTGGAGATGACCAGGTCCAATGGCGGTAAAGCTGCAGATAGTGAGCAGAGGAGGAGTGTGAAGAACCAGCTCAGCACCCTCTTCCCCCCCAGCATGGTAGACTATGTGATGAGTCTGTACCCACACACCCTCAACAAGTCAGAGCTGGTTCCTCTGATCCAGAGGTTCAGAACCAGTCACGTTCCCTTCTAA